From Nitrosopumilus zosterae, the proteins below share one genomic window:
- a CDS encoding acyl-CoA carboxylase subunit beta, which translates to MHSEKIEGYTKRNNTALQGGGQDRIKAQHDKGKLTARERIDLLLDEGTFTEIDPLTTHHYHEYEMQKKKFFTDGVVGGYGNVNGRQIFVFAYDFTVLGGTLSQMGAKKITKLMDHAVKTGCPIIGIMDSGGARIQEGIMSLDGFADIFYHNQLASGVIPQITASIGPSAGGSVYSPAMTDFVIMVEKVGTMFVTGPDVVKTVLGEEISFDDLGGAMTHGSKSGVAHFVAQNEYECMDYIKKLISYLPQNNAEAPPKIKTDDDPNRLDHNLINIIPENPLQPYDMKEIINSIVDNHEFFEVHELFAPNVVVGYGRMDGQVVGIVANQPIHLAGALDIDSSNKAARFIRFCDAFNIPIITLVDTPGYMPGSNQEHNGIIRHGSKLLYAYCEATVPRITLVIGKAYGGAYIAMGSKNLRTDINYAWPTARCAVLGGEAAVKIMYRKELDSADDAEELKKQLIDEFAEKFENPYVAASHGTVDNVIDPAETRPMLIKALRMLANKREKQLPRKHGNINL; encoded by the coding sequence ATGCATTCTGAAAAGATTGAAGGATATACTAAAAGAAATAACACAGCATTACAAGGTGGGGGACAGGATCGAATCAAAGCCCAACATGATAAAGGTAAATTAACTGCCCGTGAAAGAATCGATCTTTTACTTGATGAAGGAACTTTTACTGAAATTGATCCATTAACTACACATCATTACCATGAATATGAAATGCAGAAGAAAAAATTCTTTACAGATGGTGTTGTTGGAGGTTATGGAAATGTAAACGGTAGGCAAATCTTTGTCTTTGCTTATGATTTTACTGTTCTTGGTGGAACCCTAAGTCAGATGGGTGCCAAAAAAATTACTAAATTGATGGATCATGCAGTAAAAACTGGTTGTCCAATTATTGGTATTATGGATTCTGGTGGTGCAAGAATTCAAGAAGGAATTATGAGTCTTGATGGATTTGCAGATATATTTTATCATAATCAATTAGCATCGGGAGTTATTCCTCAAATTACTGCAAGTATTGGTCCTTCAGCAGGTGGTTCTGTATATTCTCCTGCAATGACTGACTTTGTAATAATGGTGGAAAAAGTTGGAACAATGTTTGTTACCGGACCTGATGTGGTTAAGACTGTTCTTGGTGAAGAAATTTCATTTGATGATCTTGGTGGCGCCATGACACATGGTTCAAAAAGTGGCGTTGCGCATTTTGTTGCACAAAATGAGTACGAATGTATGGATTACATCAAAAAATTAATCTCTTATCTACCTCAAAACAATGCTGAAGCACCTCCAAAAATCAAGACTGATGATGATCCAAATAGATTGGATCACAATTTGATTAACATCATTCCTGAAAATCCTTTACAACCTTATGACATGAAAGAAATTATTAATTCAATTGTGGATAATCATGAATTCTTTGAAGTACATGAACTATTTGCACCAAATGTTGTTGTAGGTTATGGAAGAATGGATGGTCAAGTTGTAGGAATTGTTGCTAACCAACCAATTCATCTTGCAGGTGCCCTTGATATTGATTCATCAAACAAAGCAGCTAGGTTCATTCGATTTTGTGATGCATTTAACATTCCAATAATTACTCTGGTTGATACTCCAGGATACATGCCAGGATCTAATCAAGAACATAATGGAATCATTAGACATGGAAGTAAGTTACTATATGCATATTGTGAAGCAACTGTTCCAAGAATTACTTTAGTAATTGGAAAAGCATATGGTGGTGCATACATTGCAATGGGAAGTAAAAATCTTAGAACTGATATTAATTATGCATGGCCCACTGCCAGATGTGCCGTTTTGGGAGGAGAGGCAGCAGTTAAAATCATGTATAGAAAGGAACTTGATTCTGCAGATGATGCAGAAGAACTAAAAAAACAATTAATCGATGAATTTGCAGAAAAATTTGAGAATCCATACGTTGCTGCATCTCATGGAACTGTTGATAATGTAATTGATCCAGCTGAAACAAGACCTATGTTAATCAAAGCATTACGTATGCTTGCAAACAAGCGTGAAAAACAACTTCCAAGAAAACACGGAAACATCAATTTGTGA
- a CDS encoding AAA family ATPase: MWSEKYRPQNISDMVGNEESRTAIMEWFAKWKKGTKPLLLVGPPGIGKTTIAYLVAKQFGYDMIGLNASDVRSKSRINEILTPVLGNVSVLGTPMIFVDEVDGIHGRGDYGGASALVDILKEPTVPIILAANNDTSDKMKSIKKVVKVISFKKIPPRLLRVYLENILKKENAKLSPGSLIKVIDKSKGDIRSMINFAQSLVTGFNPQTETTFENINVEDGVNAFFKANSIEEARVVLYSMQIDPREKINAFYSSIVSSTLDNSSLANYLETISNADMLFGKIMKTQNWRLLRYLNDILIKLYQNDDRIRYAQYNLSWPLLNRIRWDGAKIKSLSSIMAKKLHMSSSACVTLCLPYVLFCIKNKTLELELEETFGDIIEKEIELIQ, from the coding sequence ATGTGGTCTGAAAAATACCGACCTCAGAATATTTCTGATATGGTAGGAAATGAAGAATCGCGTACTGCAATTATGGAATGGTTTGCAAAATGGAAAAAGGGTACCAAACCTCTTCTTCTAGTTGGTCCACCCGGTATTGGAAAAACTACTATTGCATATCTTGTGGCCAAGCAATTTGGATATGATATGATTGGACTAAATGCAAGCGATGTTAGAAGTAAATCTAGAATTAATGAAATCCTTACGCCTGTTCTGGGTAATGTAAGCGTTCTGGGAACTCCAATGATTTTTGTTGATGAAGTTGACGGAATTCATGGACGTGGTGATTATGGTGGAGCTTCAGCACTTGTTGATATTTTGAAAGAACCTACAGTACCAATTATTCTTGCTGCAAATAATGATACATCCGATAAAATGAAAAGCATAAAAAAAGTAGTTAAAGTAATCTCTTTCAAAAAAATTCCTCCTAGATTACTTAGAGTCTATCTTGAAAATATTCTGAAAAAAGAAAATGCAAAACTAAGTCCTGGTTCATTAATCAAAGTAATTGATAAATCTAAAGGGGATATTCGTTCAATGATTAACTTTGCCCAATCTTTAGTTACTGGTTTTAATCCTCAAACCGAAACAACTTTTGAAAATATCAACGTCGAAGATGGTGTAAATGCTTTCTTTAAAGCAAATTCGATTGAAGAAGCTAGAGTTGTTTTATATTCAATGCAAATTGATCCGAGGGAAAAAATCAATGCGTTTTATTCTAGTATTGTCTCTAGTACTTTGGATAACTCAAGTCTTGCAAACTATTTGGAAACTATTTCAAATGCTGATATGCTTTTTGGAAAGATTATGAAAACTCAGAATTGGAGACTTTTGAGATACCTAAATGATATTCTGATAAAATTATATCAAAATGATGATCGAATTAGATATGCACAATACAATCTTTCATGGCCATTACTTAATAGAATTCGTTGGGATGGTGCAAAAATCAAATCATTATCATCTATAATGGCAAAAAAATTACATATGTCTTCAAGTGCTTGTGTAACTTTGTGTCTTCCTTATGTTTTATTTTGCATTAAAAATAAAACTCTGGAATTAGAACTCGAAGAAACTTTTGGAGATATTATTGAAAAGGAGATTGAACTAATTCAATGA
- a CDS encoding inositol monophosphatase family protein — MQTVDILREASNRIFENVKNLAGTEHAAGDFGIGAGGDISRNIDIVAEKTVLDYLKEINFECIVLGEECGRVELSDNPKGFIIMDAIDGSANAVRGIPFFCSSLAFATENKLSSITDGVITNLANGEMYWASKNKGSFFNDQQIRVRSNDPIYKIVGVNISGASDNLVKRVLPIFEKHEHLRHFGANALEMAFFARGLLDIFIDLREKIRIQDIAAGYLIVREAGGLLLDSDLNPLDADLSYDTRISFIAASNQKILDEIMSLIDQ; from the coding sequence ATGCAAACAGTGGATATTCTCAGGGAAGCATCAAATAGAATTTTTGAAAATGTAAAGAATCTTGCAGGTACTGAACATGCTGCAGGAGATTTTGGAATAGGTGCAGGCGGAGATATTTCAAGAAACATAGACATAGTTGCTGAAAAAACAGTTTTAGATTATCTTAAAGAAATTAATTTTGAATGTATTGTTTTAGGTGAAGAATGTGGACGAGTGGAATTATCAGACAATCCTAAGGGGTTTATTATAATGGATGCAATTGATGGTTCTGCAAATGCAGTTAGAGGGATTCCATTTTTTTGCAGTTCATTGGCATTTGCAACTGAAAATAAACTAAGTTCAATCACTGATGGTGTAATTACAAATCTGGCAAATGGAGAAATGTATTGGGCTTCAAAAAACAAGGGTTCATTTTTTAACGATCAGCAAATAAGAGTTCGTAGTAATGATCCCATATACAAAATAGTGGGAGTCAACATATCTGGTGCATCAGATAATTTGGTTAAACGAGTACTTCCCATATTTGAGAAACACGAACATCTTAGACATTTTGGTGCAAATGCTTTAGAAATGGCATTTTTTGCTAGAGGATTGCTTGATATTTTTATTGATTTACGAGAAAAAATTAGAATTCAAGATATTGCTGCAGGATATCTAATTGTAAGAGAAGCTGGAGGATTATTATTAGATTCAGATTTAAATCCACTAGATGCAGATCTCAGTTATGATACCAGGATTTCTTTCATTGCAGCATCGAATCAGAAAATTCTTGACGAAATAATGTCATTAATCGATCAATAA
- a CDS encoding FAD-binding oxidoreductase codes for MVTEMKAKVVYSELLKEDLVIIRLVPENGMPQYKTGQFLTIGLPIPSEKKIVRRAYSIASHAENRDYFEFVIRWVRKPLPGRVTTELFYLSVGDEVYLGEPTGAALQISDKLPNGQKDNRRVICVGGGTGLAPFIAFAKHFHDTNDKREVIVLHGASYVDELSYKRLLTDLELESEKRGRDKWNFRYRAAISRPKEYFNRSWNGHVGRVESFFQPNKKTGLSPVEEMVGEEITPENTIIYICGYQGTIDGVMEYLGPKGFVTEHEKKPDGSFAIKYESYG; via the coding sequence ATGGTAACTGAGATGAAAGCAAAGGTCGTCTATAGTGAATTACTAAAAGAAGATCTAGTAATCATACGACTAGTACCAGAAAATGGTATGCCTCAATACAAAACAGGTCAATTTTTAACAATAGGACTTCCAATACCATCAGAAAAAAAAATAGTAAGAAGAGCATACTCAATTGCATCACATGCAGAAAATAGAGATTACTTTGAATTTGTAATTAGATGGGTAAGGAAACCGCTTCCAGGAAGGGTTACAACCGAATTGTTTTATCTTAGCGTTGGTGATGAAGTATACCTTGGTGAACCAACAGGTGCTGCATTACAAATTAGTGACAAGCTGCCTAATGGACAAAAAGACAATAGAAGAGTAATTTGCGTAGGAGGAGGCACGGGATTAGCACCATTTATTGCATTTGCTAAACATTTCCATGATACAAATGATAAACGAGAAGTAATTGTTTTACATGGCGCAAGTTATGTAGACGAATTAAGCTACAAGCGCCTCTTAACTGATTTAGAATTAGAAAGTGAGAAAAGAGGGAGAGACAAATGGAATTTCAGATATAGAGCTGCAATTAGTAGACCGAAAGAGTATTTCAATAGATCATGGAATGGTCATGTTGGAAGAGTAGAGTCGTTTTTCCAACCCAATAAAAAAACAGGGTTATCACCAGTAGAAGAAATGGTAGGTGAAGAAATAACTCCAGAAAATACAATCATCTACATTTGTGGTTATCAGGGAACTATTGATGGTGTAATGGAATATTTAGGACCAAAGGGATTTGTAACAGAGCATGAAAAAAAGCCAGATGGTAGTTTTGCTATAAAGTATGAGTCTTATGGATAG
- a CDS encoding DUF1059 domain-containing protein: protein MAQLKCRDYGFECDFVADGEMEQVIENFRTHTDDEHGIDYSKEAVMQFLLRKQGL from the coding sequence ATGGCACAACTGAAGTGTAGAGATTATGGTTTTGAGTGTGATTTTGTAGCAGATGGTGAAATGGAACAAGTTATTGAAAATTTTAGAACACATACAGACGACGAACATGGAATAGATTATTCTAAAGAAGCCGTTATGCAATTTCTTTTAAGAAAACAAGGTTTGTAA
- a CDS encoding glutamyl-tRNA reductase has protein sequence MSKISFDVMNARVTFKNVPIHTLSKFSFKDVNAACVEFKKIPGVEECVIIQSATRVEIFTVSNVETDDSPDARRPEGKVLVLNQIKDTWISLSSLEQIDIDHFDQTLEVYKGDDVYLNLLRLTSGLDALVVGWQNVFDDVVNAITNAKNAGTSGPILNKLFESVIRLSTRMRDTTGISKDVVSLGDVAVKLVDEKAGLDSKKKVLLIGTGESAATLVKALDKKGISFDVTSRTLERATGFTTILGGNPIDFNDVLTGFDKYDIVFVATTSDYFLITYDRIRLVMEEKTKGTLILDLSEPRTVDEGITALPGIKLLFRDQIAEIYEESVRTRTGIVPAVEKIIEKELPVLSARMKRFDT, from the coding sequence TTGAGCAAAATATCTTTTGATGTAATGAATGCAAGAGTAACTTTCAAAAATGTTCCCATACACACATTATCCAAATTTTCCTTTAAAGATGTAAACGCTGCATGTGTAGAGTTTAAAAAAATTCCTGGTGTTGAGGAATGCGTGATTATTCAATCTGCAACTCGGGTTGAAATCTTTACAGTTAGTAATGTTGAGACTGATGATTCACCCGATGCACGAAGACCTGAAGGTAAAGTACTTGTGTTAAATCAAATTAAAGACACTTGGATATCTTTATCTTCATTAGAACAAATTGATATAGATCATTTTGATCAAACTCTGGAGGTTTACAAGGGTGATGATGTGTATCTTAATCTTTTACGACTAACTTCCGGTTTAGATGCGTTAGTTGTTGGATGGCAAAATGTATTTGATGATGTTGTTAACGCAATTACAAATGCAAAAAATGCTGGTACATCAGGACCAATTCTAAATAAATTATTTGAAAGCGTAATTCGATTATCAACTAGAATGAGGGATACAACAGGAATTTCAAAAGATGTTGTATCTTTAGGTGATGTTGCGGTAAAACTTGTGGATGAAAAGGCAGGCCTTGATTCTAAGAAAAAAGTGTTACTTATTGGAACTGGTGAATCTGCAGCAACGCTTGTAAAAGCTTTAGATAAAAAGGGTATCTCATTTGATGTCACAAGCAGAACTCTTGAACGTGCAACTGGTTTTACAACTATTCTTGGTGGAAATCCTATAGATTTTAATGATGTTTTAACAGGTTTTGATAAGTATGATATTGTTTTTGTTGCAACTACATCTGATTACTTCTTAATCACATATGATAGAATTAGATTAGTAATGGAAGAAAAAACAAAAGGTACGCTCATTTTAGATTTATCTGAACCTCGAACTGTTGATGAGGGAATTACTGCTCTTCCCGGAATCAAATTATTGTTTAGAGATCAAATTGCGGAAATTTATGAAGAAAGTGTAAGGACTAGAACTGGTATTGTTCCAGCAGTTGAGAAAATCATTGAAAAAGAATTACCTGTTTTGTCTGCTAGAATGAAACGATTCGATACTTAA
- a CDS encoding transcription initiation factor IIB, with protein MSLQETKCPRCGKNTVITDVDSQEVFCSKCGVVLDEKVNDSRSERIFTNSTVNRSHTGDKTTLTRHDRGLSTMINPFDKDSSGNPLSASMKSSLKRLRKWDNRSHMKNNDERNLQQALSELLKLKEKLSLPDAVVEKASYIYRKALEKKLVRGRSIAALIAAALYAACRESETPRTLQEIASSMGIKRKELTASYRLIFKELELKIPVADSVSCIAKIASNAELSEKTKRHAMKILKKAEKQNALAGKHPMGLAASALYLASIDLEENRTQKDIADAAGITEVTIRNRCKGLRTIL; from the coding sequence ATGAGTTTACAAGAAACAAAATGTCCTAGATGTGGAAAAAATACTGTGATTACAGATGTAGACTCTCAGGAAGTATTCTGTTCCAAATGTGGTGTGGTACTGGATGAAAAAGTAAATGACAGTAGATCTGAGAGGATATTTACAAATTCTACCGTCAACAGATCTCATACTGGTGATAAGACAACCTTGACACGACACGATCGAGGTCTAAGTACTATGATTAATCCCTTTGACAAAGATTCTTCTGGAAATCCATTATCTGCTTCAATGAAATCTTCTTTGAAACGTCTTCGGAAATGGGATAATAGAAGTCATATGAAAAATAATGATGAGCGAAATCTTCAACAAGCATTATCAGAGCTTTTAAAATTAAAAGAAAAACTGTCCTTGCCTGATGCAGTTGTAGAAAAGGCATCTTACATCTATAGAAAAGCTTTGGAGAAAAAACTAGTCAGAGGACGTTCTATTGCTGCCCTTATTGCAGCTGCACTTTATGCTGCATGTCGTGAATCTGAGACTCCACGTACATTGCAAGAAATTGCATCGTCAATGGGAATAAAAAGAAAAGAACTTACTGCAAGCTATAGATTGATTTTCAAAGAATTAGAACTGAAAATACCTGTTGCTGATTCTGTTTCATGCATTGCAAAAATTGCAAGTAATGCTGAATTGTCAGAAAAAACAAAACGACATGCTATGAAAATTCTAAAAAAGGCAGAAAAACAAAATGCCCTTGCCGGAAAACACCCTATGGGATTAGCTGCATCTGCATTATATCTTGCAAGTATAGATTTGGAAGAAAACCGAACTCAAAAAGACATTGCCGATGCTGCAGGCATTACTGAAGTAACAATAAGAAATAGGTGTAAGGGTCTCAGGACAATACTATGA
- a CDS encoding ParB/RepB/Spo0J family partition protein codes for MLRRYKPKISYRLREIPIKQIKIWKDAQARKLDRENISELAKSIKNEGLLNPPLVQKENKNTYLLMSGQRRLAAMKRLGAKKIPVHLLSKKTEYDLENAKAASVVENIHRNDMNHREIADACKFLTEQVGKSSAAKSMGMSLATLNKYLGFAGVPEKLKLLVPSLVSRDEITRLYFIVPNVAKAEKIVQRISGLDHILRKKYLIALSHTPKSSHQKLLKRAKSLRVKQNISLKLSKTNAKKLAIESNKKDIQPDELAGKIISDYLKRKKSRTR; via the coding sequence GTGTTGAGGAGATACAAACCTAAAATCTCGTATAGATTAAGAGAAATCCCAATAAAACAGATCAAAATATGGAAAGATGCTCAGGCACGAAAGCTTGACAGGGAAAATATTTCAGAACTGGCAAAATCTATTAAAAACGAAGGATTGTTGAATCCACCTCTAGTTCAAAAAGAAAATAAAAATACATACTTGCTAATGTCAGGACAGAGGCGACTTGCAGCAATGAAAAGGCTGGGTGCAAAAAAGATTCCAGTACACTTGCTTAGCAAAAAAACAGAGTATGATCTTGAAAATGCAAAGGCTGCATCGGTAGTTGAAAATATTCATCGAAACGATATGAACCACAGGGAAATTGCAGATGCGTGTAAGTTTTTGACTGAACAGGTTGGCAAATCATCAGCTGCAAAATCAATGGGAATGTCACTTGCAACATTAAACAAATATCTCGGATTTGCAGGTGTTCCTGAAAAACTGAAATTATTAGTGCCTTCACTAGTTTCAAGAGACGAAATTACAAGATTATACTTTATTGTTCCAAATGTAGCAAAAGCTGAAAAAATAGTTCAAAGAATATCAGGTTTGGATCATATCTTACGTAAAAAATACCTAATTGCATTGTCTCATACTCCAAAGTCATCACATCAGAAACTTTTGAAACGCGCGAAATCTCTTCGAGTTAAACAGAACATATCATTGAAGTTATCCAAAACAAATGCCAAAAAACTAGCAATTGAATCAAACAAGAAAGATATACAGCCGGATGAATTAGCAGGCAAGATAATATCAGACTATCTAAAACGTAAAAAAAGTAGAACGCGATAG
- a CDS encoding SIMPL domain-containing protein → MKKSKQLVIAMLAVLAVSISFGALYPEANAQSASILSLEKTLSVTGMATASVDPDLLSVIFGIEIQKPTAKQALEENSKMMENVISALKSVGITESEISTSSLNIYPVYEYISDEFLGIQTRELVGYKVSNILSVETEKLNLAASIIDNGVDAGVNRVDSVYYSLSPQKQMDLKDDLLEQAITNAESKAKKALDPLDHTVIGVKSISLSEFGMPYPQPVFSGDFAMAESKIMSSTPVFSSEQDITTSIQVVFLIGSN, encoded by the coding sequence ATGAAGAAATCAAAACAGCTAGTTATTGCTATGCTTGCAGTACTTGCAGTGTCTATTTCTTTTGGAGCGTTGTATCCTGAGGCAAATGCACAATCGGCATCAATTCTCTCATTGGAAAAGACTCTATCAGTTACAGGCATGGCAACAGCATCGGTAGATCCTGATCTTCTGAGTGTCATTTTTGGCATAGAGATTCAGAAACCTACTGCAAAACAAGCACTGGAGGAAAATTCCAAGATGATGGAGAATGTGATTTCAGCACTAAAATCTGTTGGAATTACAGAGTCAGAAATTAGTACATCTTCTTTGAATATCTACCCTGTCTATGAATATATCAGTGATGAGTTTTTGGGAATTCAAACAAGAGAACTTGTGGGATATAAGGTGTCGAACATTCTCTCCGTAGAAACAGAAAAACTCAATCTTGCAGCATCCATCATAGACAATGGTGTGGATGCAGGAGTAAACAGAGTTGATTCTGTGTATTATTCTCTATCTCCACAAAAACAAATGGACCTCAAAGATGATTTATTAGAACAAGCAATAACAAATGCAGAATCAAAGGCAAAAAAAGCATTAGATCCACTTGACCACACTGTAATTGGAGTAAAGAGCATCTCCCTTTCAGAATTTGGAATGCCATACCCACAACCAGTGTTTAGTGGAGATTTTGCAATGGCTGAATCAAAGATTATGTCCTCAACTCCTGTGTTTTCTTCCGAGCAAGACATCACAACATCTATCCAAGTTGTGTTTCTTATCGGAAGCAACTAA
- a CDS encoding winged helix-turn-helix domain-containing protein — MNSDDIPDLSDRVDILSTEDEKLKTIGEILSSDSSRNILKILFNESLTANQIAQRTEMSLPLVIHHLKKMQSAQVIKITNVGKNSKSHDMKYYTIDKFAIVILPTAMTQSAKKSKSLFNSFTRIHRLATLGGVSIAAWFSSQFLQNQTSIPVVQSKVSSKISESSESMMMRSIPEQSENIQDALPSSSSDPQIGVLLSVVVVLSVIVSGLIIELIIKQKLNAAKYN; from the coding sequence ATGAATTCGGATGATATTCCAGATTTATCAGACAGGGTAGATATTTTATCTACGGAAGATGAAAAATTAAAAACAATTGGAGAAATATTGTCATCCGATTCGAGTAGAAATATTCTCAAGATTTTGTTTAATGAATCACTTACTGCAAACCAAATAGCACAGAGAACAGAAATGTCTTTGCCACTGGTAATACACCATTTAAAAAAAATGCAATCAGCTCAAGTGATAAAGATTACAAATGTTGGAAAAAACTCAAAATCACATGACATGAAATATTACACAATTGACAAATTTGCAATTGTGATTCTTCCTACTGCCATGACCCAATCTGCAAAGAAAAGTAAATCACTGTTTAATTCCTTTACAAGAATTCATAGACTTGCAACACTTGGGGGCGTCTCAATTGCAGCATGGTTTTCATCACAATTTCTTCAAAATCAAACTAGTATTCCAGTAGTACAATCCAAGGTATCATCTAAGATATCTGAATCATCAGAGTCTATGATGATGCGTTCAATCCCTGAACAGTCAGAAAATATACAAGATGCATTACCATCAAGCTCATCTGATCCGCAAATTGGGGTTTTATTGTCTGTAGTTGTAGTTCTTTCAGTCATAGTTTCAGGATTGATAATTGAGTTAATAATCAAACAAAAATTAAACGCTGCAAAGTACAACTAG
- a CDS encoding transcriptional regulator: MKVLPNEGMSGVDSLLAESLERIIRDNLGENTSRKIQDRLFEKFGISITSAMREFDKIDYVLREFFGAGAAGLEKKFLKEICSIKSNKDKSEKRFAISDSKISQSIVKAFCDDEMSKILNASIGEPWTISEIIEKLNLPRTSGYRKINFLIEQGLLVKTGFGFTGNRRAVDKYKSLFDNVNIDFNNKVTVNVQFTPEVIRNSSILQIVYGE, translated from the coding sequence ATGAAAGTATTACCTAATGAAGGTATGTCTGGCGTGGATTCCCTTCTTGCAGAATCACTAGAAAGAATAATTCGAGACAATTTAGGTGAGAATACTTCTCGCAAGATACAGGATAGACTATTTGAAAAATTTGGCATATCTATTACTTCTGCAATGAGAGAATTTGACAAGATAGACTACGTTTTGAGGGAATTTTTTGGAGCAGGCGCAGCGGGTCTGGAAAAAAAATTCCTCAAGGAGATTTGTAGTATCAAATCGAACAAAGACAAGTCTGAGAAGAGATTTGCAATATCTGATTCAAAAATCAGCCAATCAATCGTAAAGGCGTTCTGTGATGATGAAATGTCAAAAATTCTCAACGCATCAATTGGGGAGCCATGGACAATTTCTGAAATCATTGAAAAACTAAACCTTCCTAGAACATCAGGATACAGGAAAATCAATTTCCTCATAGAGCAGGGATTACTTGTAAAAACTGGATTTGGCTTTACAGGAAACAGAAGAGCGGTAGACAAATACAAATCATTGTTTGATAATGTGAACATTGATTTTAACAACAAAGTTACAGTCAATGTTCAATTTACTCCAGAAGTTATCAGAAATAGTTCTATTCTCCAGATTGTTTATGGCGAATAA
- a CDS encoding response regulator, with translation MVSCIVIDDDQNTVDLFCELLSMIKVDVLARGYDGRDAVKLYEKHVPDIVFTDLQMPAYDGLYAVENIKDKYPDAKIIMVTGDINATESELLESLNVHVIDKPFDIHTIKQTVTDVLLDEDSKSSIKIQYMFKEDDSVYSCVVTYEQYKNLKILPIIQECKIIGPGQNSLESYTASMQKALDLACKNNTTNIRKLSEIVG, from the coding sequence ATGGTTAGCTGTATTGTAATAGATGATGATCAAAATACCGTGGATCTGTTTTGCGAACTATTATCTATGATCAAAGTAGATGTTCTTGCCAGGGGATATGATGGCAGGGATGCGGTCAAATTGTATGAAAAACACGTGCCTGACATAGTTTTTACAGATTTGCAGATGCCTGCATATGACGGATTGTATGCAGTTGAGAATATCAAAGACAAATACCCAGATGCGAAGATAATCATGGTTACAGGAGACATTAATGCCACAGAATCTGAACTTCTTGAATCGTTAAATGTGCATGTAATTGACAAACCATTTGATATCCATACAATAAAACAAACAGTAACAGATGTTCTTCTTGATGAAGATAGCAAATCATCAATTAAGATTCAATATATGTTCAAAGAGGATGATTCCGTTTACTCTTGTGTGGTAACCTATGAGCAATACAAGAATTTGAAAATATTGCCAATAATCCAAGAATGTAAAATCATAGGACCTGGACAAAACAGTCTTGAATCATATACAGCAAGTATGCAAAAAGCACTGGATTTGGCATGCAAAAACAATACGACGAACATTCGTAAATTATCGGAGATTGTAGGTTGA
- a CDS encoding response regulator, translating into MKTMNPLRFCKILIVDDSAYMRTFIKRTLSDAQIGSRYYEANDGKEAISKYVAFKPDVTIMDIIMPNVDGVKASMAINHYDPNAKIIVISAKENKETVEDVVKKGGAKDYILKPCDSSAIVMSVSKQIVMNRHR; encoded by the coding sequence ATGAAAACAATGAATCCGTTACGATTTTGTAAAATTCTCATAGTTGATGATTCAGCATATATGCGAACGTTCATTAAAAGAACCCTTAGTGATGCACAAATCGGAAGCAGATATTATGAGGCAAATGATGGAAAAGAAGCAATTTCAAAATATGTTGCTTTCAAACCTGATGTAACAATAATGGACATCATAATGCCCAATGTTGATGGAGTAAAAGCTTCAATGGCCATAAACCACTATGATCCTAATGCAAAAATCATTGTAATATCTGCAAAAGAAAATAAAGAAACAGTAGAAGATGTAGTTAAGAAAGGAGGCGCAAAGGACTATATCCTCAAACCATGCGATTCAAGTGCAATTGTAATGTCTGTATCAAAGCAAATAGTAATGAACAGACACAGGTAA